A region of Lemur catta isolate mLemCat1 chromosome 22, mLemCat1.pri, whole genome shotgun sequence DNA encodes the following proteins:
- the LOC123626391 gene encoding V-type proton ATPase subunit E 1-like, translating into MSRFSGIPHCLVESPVFLRLEGGRRCDAEIMTTMDDGDKQVPSCKLREQGGCWKQQSWLQLDPVAHRSSIAFAMALSDADVQKQIKHMMAFVEQEANAKAEEIDAKAEEKFNIEKGRLVQTQRLKIMEYDEKQEKQTEQQKKIQTSNLMSEA; encoded by the exons atgagcagatTCAGTGGGATCCCACACTGCCTAGTAGAGTCCCCAGTGTTTCTGCGTCTGGAAGGAGGGAGACGCTGTGACGCTGAAATCATGACAACAATGGATGATGGGGACAAGCAAGTTCCAAGTTGCAAGCTTAGGGAACAG GGGGGATGCTGGAAGCAACAGAGTTGGCTTCAACTCGATCCGGTTGCCCACCGGTCTAGCATTGCTTTCGCCATGGCCCTCAGCGATGCTGACGTGCAGAAGCAGATTAAGCATATGATGGCTTTCGTTGAACAAGAGGCCAAtgcaaaagcagaagaaatagatgcaaaggcagaagaaaagttCAACATTGAGAAAGGTCGGCTTGTGCAAACCCAAAGACTGAAGATTATGGAATACGATGAGAAGCAAGAGAAGCAGACTGAGCAGCAGAAGAAAATTCAGACGTCCAATTTGATGAGTGAggcataa